A genome region from Paludisphaera rhizosphaerae includes the following:
- a CDS encoding MarR family winged helix-turn-helix transcriptional regulator, producing the protein MHIETATVQRGDLANAVSTARLIAGSAGVLAVLSRGPATAVRIADEAGFLASNVPSKLARLHAAGVVDFVTVPSGGRYGRKYIYSITPYGAELWRATRHLASNAPRRSS; encoded by the coding sequence ATGCACATCGAGACCGCGACCGTCCAGCGCGGCGACCTGGCGAACGCCGTTTCCACCGCGAGACTGATCGCCGGTAGCGCCGGCGTGCTGGCCGTGCTGTCCCGCGGCCCGGCGACGGCGGTGCGGATTGCGGACGAAGCCGGATTCCTTGCTTCCAACGTGCCGTCGAAGCTCGCCCGGCTCCACGCCGCCGGGGTCGTCGACTTCGTCACCGTGCCCAGCGGCGGGCGGTACGGCCGGAAGTACATCTACTCGATCACCCCCTATGGGGCCGAGTTGTGGCGCGCGACTCGACACTTGGCGTCGAACGCCCCTCGGAGGTCGTCGTGA